In the Raineyella fluvialis genome, TGCTGCCAGTCTGGTGGGTGCCACTGACATCGACGCAGAGGATGAGGAGTTGAATGGGCCCATGCCGATGACTCTTCCTCCCGTTCCCGCCGCGCTGGCCCACATCGAGGACTTCGGCCGGTTCGTGACGTCGGCACCGAGTCCCTTCCACGCTGCGGCGGAGCTCGCCCGCCGACTCGAGGTCGCCGGCTTCGTACGCCAGGACGAGACCGAGGCCTGGGACGTCGGCGTCGGTGGGCACTACCTGGTCCGCGGCGGTGCCGTCGTGGCCTGGCGGATCCCGGAGAGTGTCGGGGTCGCCAGCGCCTTCCGGATCGTCGGGGCGCACACCGACTCCCCGGCGTTCCAGGTCAAGCCGCACCCCGACACCACGGCGAACGGCTACCAGTTGGTGAACGTCGAGGTGTACGGCGGCATGCTGCGCAACTCCTGGCTCGACCGCGAACTGGGACTGGCCGGTCGGCTGGTCACGGTGGACGGGGACGAGACCTTGGTCAGCACCGGCCCACTGATGCGGATCCCACAACTGGCGATCCACCTGGATCGCAAGGTGAACGACGGGTTGGTGCTCGATCCGCAGCAGCACCTCCATCCGGTCTGGTCCGTCGGACGGCCGGAGGCGTCCCTTCTGGGCCACGTGGCGGGGATGGCCGGGCTGGCCGCGGACGAGGTGGCGGGCTTCGACCTGCGCAGCTTCGACGTTCAGCCGCCCGCGGCCTTCGGTGGTGACGGCGAGTTCTTCGCGGCCGGCCGGATGGACAACCTGCTCAGTGTCCACGCGGGCGTCTCCGCCCTGATCGACTCCACCCTGGTGGATCACGGCACCGACGACATCCAGGTGCTGGCCTGCTTCGACCATGAGGAGGTGGGCTCGGAGACGCGGGCGGGTGCCGCCGGCCCGATCCTCGAGGACGTCCTCGTCCGTACGGGCCACGCGCTGGGAGCGGACGCGGACGGCGTGCGGCGGATGTACGCCCGCTCCAGCGTGGTGTCCAGCGACGGGGGTCACGCAGTCCACCCCAACTACCCGGACCGTCACGACCCTGCGCACCAGCCGGTGCTGAACGGCGGGCCGCTGCTCAAGGTGAACGCCTCCCAGCGCTATTCCACCGATGCCGTGGGGGCCGCCCTGTGGGCGCGGGCCTGCCGGGCTGCGGAGGTGCCGTCCCAGGTCATCGTGTCGAACAACGCTGTCCCGTGCGGTTCGACCATCGGACCGATCACGGCGACCAGGCTGGGCATCCTCACGGTGGACGTCGGCGCCCCCATCCTGTCGATGCACTCGGCGCGCGAGATGTGCGGGACGGCCGACCCGTACGCCCTGCGACAGGCGCTCGGTGCCTACTGGGCCGGCGCCTGAGACCGCGCGGCACACGTCCAGGCGAAGCCCGGCAGAGCCCGAGCCTCATGCTAATCTCGCCTCACCCGGCCCCGGGACTACGCAGAGGGGCTCTGTGACCATCGATCTGGAGTGTTCATGAGCGACTACGATCCGTCCTGGAGCGGCGACTGGGAGGCAGATCCCGCGCACTCCACCATCCGCTTCACGGCTCGGCACGCGATGGTGGCGAAGGTGAGCGGCGCCTTCGACGACATCGACGTGAAGATCCACGCGGACGCGGAGAATCCGGAACAGTCCAGCGTCGCGGTGCGGATCGGTGTCGCCAGCGTGAACACCCGCAACGCCCAGCGCGACGAGCATCTGCGCAGCGCCGACTTCTTCGACGCGGAGAAGTACCCCTACATCACCTTCGTCAGCACCTCCATGGAGGAGGTGGACGACATGGCGTTCATGGTGACCGGTGAACTCACCATCCGCGACATCACCAAGACGGTGGTCATCCCCGTCGACGTCATCGGTGTGGCCAAGGACCCGTTCGGCGCCGGCACCCGCGCCGGGTTCGCCGGCAAGCGCCGGATGAATCGTCGCGACTTCGGCCTGGAGTGGAACGTGCCGCTCGACACCGGCGGTGTCCTCGTCTCGGAGAAGGTCGAGCTCGACTTCGAGATCAGCGCCATCAAGACGGGGCCCGCCGCGGGCGCCGATCAGTGACCACGCCGAGCTGATCCCCGAAGGAGAGATGATGGCCAGTAGCGAAGACCTCGAACCGCAGAACATCCGTCGCAAGGAATTCAGCGTCCGGATGCGGGGCTTCGAGACGACCGAGGTGTCTGACTACCTCGCCGATCTCGCCGACCTCATCGAGGACCTGCAGGACGAGAACGCGCGACTCGTCCAGACCAATCGCGACCTGCGCGCCGAGCTGGAGTCGTACGGCGGGACGCCGCCGCAGGGGGCCGGTCCCGCCCCCGTGTTCTCCGCGCCGGCGCCCGCGCCGGTGGCCGAGCAGGGTGTCACGGCCGGCGGTCAGGCGGAGGCGATCCTCACCCGCGCCCAGCAGATGGCTGACCAGCTGATGGCGGACGCCGAGGTGGAGGCCCGGCAGCGGGTCGCCGACGCCGCTGACGTCGACCTGGTGGACTACGTCCGGACGTACGCCCGTGTCACCCATGACCAGATGAAGGGCGTCCTGGAGCAGATGAACCAGCAGCTCGACCGCCTGCACGACCTGGCCAGTCGCGACGCGCACGGTGCCGCCTGGGACGCGACGACCCGTCAGGGCTGATCCGACTGAGGAGGATCGGGCCGCCGGGGGAGCGGGTTCCGGCGGCCGGAGGCCGTCCGTCCCTCGGCTAGACTGACCTGCCGTGGCACTCACCATCGGAATCGTCGGTCTCCCCAACGCGGGCAAGTCAACGCTGTTCAACGCGCTGACCCGCAACAACGTCCTCGCCGCGAATTACCCGTTCGCGACGATCGAGCCGAACGTCGGCGTGGTGGGCGTACCGGACCCGCGACTCAAGGTCCTCGGCGAGATGTATTCCTCCGAGCGCCTCGTACCGGCCACGGTGTCCTTCGTCGACATCGCCGGCATCGTCAAGGGTGCCTCTCAGGGGGAGGGCATGGGCAACGCCTTCCTCGCCAACATCCGTGAGGCCGACGCCATCTGTCAGGTGACCAGGGTCTTCGACGATCCCGACGTGACGCACGTCGACGGGGCGGTCAACCCCGGCAACGACATCGACACGATCACCACCGAGCTGATCCTCGCAGACCTCCAGACGATGGAGAAGGCGATGCCGCGCCTGGAGAAGGAGGCGCGGATCAAGAAGGAGTCGAAGCCCAAGTACGAGGCCTGGCAGCAGGCGTACGCGACCCTGTCGGAGGGCAAGGGCGTCTACGCCGCAGGGCTCGATCTGGAGCCGCTGCACGACCTGTTCCTGCTCACCGCCAAGCCGTTCATCTACGTCTTCAACTGCGACCAGGACGAGCTGGCCGACGAGGACATGAAGGCGCGGATGCGGGCCTTGGTCGCCCCGTCCGAGGCGATCTTCCTGGACGCGAAGTTCGAGTCCGAGCTGGTCGAGATGGAGGAGGACGAGGCCCGTGAGTTCCTCGCCGAGATGGGCGTGGAGGAGCCTGGCCTGGACGTGCTGGCCCGCGTCGGCTACCAGACCCTCGGCCTGCAGTCGTACCTGACCGCCGGCCCCAAGGAGGCCCGCGCCTGGACGATCCACCAGGGCTGGACCGCCCCGCAGGCCGCCGGCGTCATCCACACCGACTTCGAGAAGGGCTTCATCAAGGCCCAGATCGTCTCCTTCGACGACTTGGTCGAGGCGGGCTCGGAGCAGGAGGCCAAGGCCCACGGCAAGCTGCGCCTGGAGGGCAAGGACTACGTCATGCAGGACGGCGACGTGGTCGAGTTCAGGTTCAACGTCTAGCGATTTTGACGCTGCGCGTCATACAAGGATCGATCAGGTCCTGCGCCGACGAGTCGATGGGACCTGGCGAGCGGCGCAGGCATCGGCTACCAGGTGTCGCTGAGTCCCGCCTCCTCCAGATAGTCCAGCAGGTTCTCGGTCAGCTCGAGGCTGCTCACCTCGTCCCGGCTGACCCAGCGCACGTCATCGGCGTCATCCCCGGCCACCAGTTCGCCCCCGACCACGGCGGCCAGGAAGTCATGCACGTCGAACTCGCGACCGTCACCCGTAGGGAGTCGTACGTTGAGCACCTCACGCTGGATACGTACGCGGAGCCCCGTCTCTTCGAAGGCCTCCCGGACGGCGGCCTGGGCAGGTGATTCGCCACGCTCGATCCGGCCGCCGGGCACCGTCCAACGTCCGCGCTGCGGTTCGTGACCGCGCTGGACGAGCAGGATCTGGCGCCGTTCGTTGACGATGATGACGCCGGCGGCCGGGATCGTACGCACGCATCCATCTTCCCTGACCCTGATGCGGACGGCTCGGCTCAGGTCCGCAGTCGTGCGATGGCGGCGTCGAGCATCTGCTCGGTCAGCCTGCCGGTGAAGGGTGTTCTGCTGGCTCACGTGGTAACAGCCGACGAGCCGCACCGGCCGACCGTCCTGCAGCGTGAGGGTGGCCTCGACCCCGTGTCCGAACGTCGGCTTCGGGCGGGGCACGCCCCAACCCAGCCGGCGGGCGGCGGCGAGCATCGAGTCCCAGGCGATGGAACCGAGCGCCATGATCGCGGTGAGGTTCGGCTCCGCCAGCCGCAGGTCGCGGTCGAGCCAGGGTGCGCAGGTGGACTTCTCCAAGGTGGTCGGCTTGTTCTCGGGTGGCGGGCAGTGCACGGGGGCGATGATCCGCAGCCCGGTCAGCCGCAGCCCGTCGTCGGCGCTGACGGCGTACGGCTGGTTGGCGAAGCCGGCCCGGAACAGGGCCGCGTACAGCCACTCGCCCGAGCGGTCACCGGTGAACATGCGCCCGGTCCGGTTCGCGCCGTGGGCGGCGGGCGCCAGCCCGATGACCAGTGCTGCGGCGCCGGGGTCGCCGAAGCTCGGCACGGGACGTCCCCAGTAGGTCTGATCGGCGAAGGCCGCCCGCTTCTCGCGCGCCACCAGCTCGCGCCAGGCGACCAGGCGCGGGCACGCACGGCACACGCTCACCCGGGCGTCCAGCTCCTCTCGGCTGGCATCGGCAGCCAGCTCGACGACGTCGGCCGGGGTGTGCGCGACAGGAATCACGAGGTGCACCTTTCGCAGGGTTCCGATCCGAGTCTGGTACCTGTCGGCCCGGGCCGCTACTGCGAGCCGCCCAGCATGCCCAGCCTCTGGCCTACGGTGAATACACCACCGGTGAATACACTGGGGTCAGGCGTGCTCGTGTCGCCTCTTCTTCGTGGCTGGGCCGCGGGTCGAAGTGCCGCCGGGCCCCAGGACAGCGTCCGCCATCAGTTTTCGGTGAGGCGCGAGATGTCTTCTGAAGACCGGATCCAGCAGCATCGCCGGTACCTGATGTGCCGGCCGGACCACTTCACGCTCAGCTACGAGATCAACCCGTGGATGCATCTGGCCCATCCCATCGACATGTCCAGAGCGATGCGGCAGTGGCAAGCGCTCCGCGACACGTACGTGAGGCTGGGGCATGAGGTCGAGCTCATCGATCCGATCCCGGGACTCAACGACATGGTCTACGTGGCCAACGGTGGCCTGGTTATCGGTGGTGTGGCGCTGGGTGCGAAGTTCAGCGTCAGCGAGCGTCGGGGTGAGGAACTTCCTTTCCGGGAGTGGTTCGCAGCCCACGGATACGACGTCGTCGAGCCCGTCGCGATGCAGGAGGGCGAGGGAGACCTCATGCTCGTGGGCGAGACGATCCTCGCCGGTTACGGCTTCCGGTCCCAGCTGGACAGCCACGCCGAGGTTGCGGGCGTGTTCGGTCTCGAGGTTGTCTCGCTGCGGCTGGTCAACCCGTTCTACTACCACCTCGACACCGCCCTGTGCGTCCTCGACCCGGTGCAGGGCCCCGGTGGTGTCGACCTGGCGAACATCGCCTATCTGCCGTCGGCCTTCGACGAGCGCAGTCAGGCCGAGCTCGTCGAGCGCTTCCCCGACGCGATCCGCGTGCCCGCCTCTGTGCCCGAGACCCTGGAGGTGAACGCGGTGAGCGACGGCCGCAACGTGGTCCTCTCGCCGCACTCCGACAGTTTCGTCGCGCAGTTGCGCGAGCGCGGCTACCACCCCGTGCCGGTCGATGTGTCCGAGCTGCACCTCGGCGGGGCGGGATCAAATGTTGCACTCTGGAATTGCGAGGAGCAGACCATGAGCACGATGACGAACCCTGACACGCCGACGGCGCACTTCATCCACGAGGAGGGCGAGCACCTGGCGCACAACTACGATCCGCTTCCGGTGGTCGTGTCGACTGCTGAGGACGTGTGGGTGACCGATGTCGAGGGCAGGCGCTACCTCGATCTGCTGTCCGCCTACTCGGCCCTGAACTTCGGGCACCGCCACCCCGAGCTGGTCAAGGCGGCCGTCGATCAACTTGGCAGGCTCACCCTCACCAGCCGGGCATTCCACAACGACCGGCTCGGGGCCTTCGCCACTGCCCTTGCCGAGCTGTGCGGCAAGGACATGGTGCTGCCGATGAACACCGGCGCGGAGGCGGTCGAGACCGGGATCAAGGCGGCGCGCGCTTGGGCCTACCGAGTCAAGGGTGTCCCTGCGGACGCCGCGCGGATCATCGTGGCGGCGGGCAACTTCCACGGCCGTACGACCACGATCGTCGGGTTCAGCGACGACCCGGTCACTCGGGACGGGTTCGGGCCGTTCACGCCGGGCTTCGTCACGGTGCCGTACGGGGATGCCACCGCGATCGAAGCAGCCATCGATGCGAACACCGCCGCCGTGCTCATCGAGCCCATCCAGGGCGAGGCCGGCGTCATCATCCCGCCGCAGGGCTACCTGCGGGCGGTCCGCGAACTGTGCACGCAGCACAACGTGCTCCTCATCGCCGACGAGATCCAGTCCGGCCTCGGCCGCACGGGCACGACGTTCGCGTGTGACCGCGAGGGCGTCGTCCCCGACCTCTATCTGCTGGGCAAAGCGTTGGGCGGTGGCATCCTGCCGGTCTCGGCCGTCGTCGGTGACCGCGACGTCCTCGGGGTGTTCGGTCCCGGCGAGCACGGGTCGACCTTCGGCGGCAATCCGATCGCCGCCGCGGTCGGGCTGCGCGTGGTCGAGCTCCTCCGCACCGGCGAGTTCCAGGAACGCGCGACAACGCTTGGTGAGCACCTCAAGGGGCTGCTCGACGACCTGCTGGGCCGCGGCCTCACTGAGGTCCGCGTGGCGGGACTGTGGGCGGGCCTCGACGTCGAACCGTCACGCGGCACCGGCCGCCAGGTCGCCGAGAGGCTGCTGGCCCGCGGCGTGCTGGTGAAGGACACACACGCCCAGACCATTCGCATCGCGCCTCCGCTGACGATCCAGGTATCCGACCTGGACTGGGCGGTCGACCAGCTGAAGCTCGTCCTGCAGCGGCACTGACTCCTTGAAGCCGGTGACATATCGCGCGATATCATGGCCGCATGGCGAACCCTGTCCGGGAACTGCGCGAAGCCGCGGGCCTCAGCCAAGCTGAGCTGGCTGAGCGATCCGGGGTCGCGCAGCCCAATATCGCGGCGTATGAGGCGGGTCGGCGCCGGGCTTCGGCCGCGATGCTGGAACGACTGCGCAAGGCGGCTCGCCCGCTGCCGCACGACGCGCTGGCCGTCCACCGCGACGAACTGGTCGCATTGGCACACAGCTACGGCCTCAGCAACATCCGGGTCTTCGGCTCGGCGGCACGTGGAACGGACCGTCCGGGCAGCGATCTGGACATCCTGGTGAGTCGTGCCCCGGGGACCGGACTGATGACGCTGGCTGCGTTCGCCGAGCGGGCCAGTGATCTGCTCGGAGTGGAGGTCGATGTGGTGACCGATGGCGGTCTGCGCGTTGATCACGAGATCCTGACGTCGGCCGTTGCTGTATGAACGCACGGGATGCCGCTGCGTTGCGCGAGATCGTCCGGCTGTGTGATGTGGGAGCGGATCTGGTTGCCCGCGGTCATGAGGGGTATGTGGCTCGGCCGTGCCGCGGCCGGATTCAGGCGCGACCCCGGGCGGCTCACCAGCCCGGATAGCGATCCCACCAGCCCGGATCACTGACCTCCGGATCATTGGTCAGCTGCCTCAGCAGGTCGCGCGCGAGGGTGTCCAGGGGCCAGGCGAGGTCGAGTCGACTGACCAGTTCCACGGGCCAGGCGTGCACGCCATGCGCCGCTCCGAGGATGGCCCCGGTGATCGCTGCCACCGGCGCCGGATGCGGTGCCGTCGAGGCGAGCTGAAGCGCCGTCACCTCGGATCCGGGTCCTGGATGACTGAGGACACAGTAGACGGCGCCCGCCAAGGCAGTCTCCGCCGAGGCATCAGGGGCGATCCGCGCCAACCGGTTCCGGTCCGCGGGGGCATGCTCCGCCTCGTCACGGACCTGGTCTAGTTGGCCGCCTTCCGCCAGTTGTCCCGTCCGGGACAGGGCATCGGTGGGGTCCCGTCCGCTCAGACACTCCGCGGCGAAGAGGACCGCGGTGGCCGTCGCCTGCTGGGCGGCCGGGGCGCCATGGGTGAGCGCTGCGCAGGCCTCCGCCTCGCGCTTGAGCTGGTCCCGGGAACGGGTGGTGGCCAGCGCTGCTGCGGGCAGGGTGCGGATCAGGGCATGGCATCCGGCGTTGTTCGTGACCGGACGCTCGGGCGTGCCGGGCCGGTCCTGCTGGAGCGCCAGGATCGTTGCCGCTGAGGGCCCCGGTTCTCGGCGAGTTCGGGGATGTGTGCCAGCCAGCCGTCCGGCCACTCGCCGGCGCTCTTGCTGCCCCAATAGGCCGAAGCGGCGGTGGCGATGTGCTGCAGGGCCGCCCAGCGGCTGTACGCGTGCCACAGCACCCAGTTGCGGTTGCAGGAGCCGTGGAGGCGGCGCCGTACGTCGGCACGGATGAGGCCTTCGGCGGTGAAGGCGGCCAGTTGCGTGGCGACACCGGCCCAGAGGCGCTCGCACTGGGCCACCTCGCCGCGTAGGCCACCGATCGCCTCCCCGAGGGCGAGGCCCAGCATCAGCCCGCGGACACGCTGCTCCCACCGGTAGCGCTGGTCTCCGTTCATGATGCCTCCGACAGGTGAGCTACCCCGTTCTCGCCTGCCACACCAGTCTCGCATCCCGATGGCCGCCGCCACCGGCGTTCGTGCCCGTCCAGGGGAGGGGCTTGACTCCCTTGGATCGGCGCCGGTCAATGGAAGGCATTCGCACGACTCCACGACTCAGGCCCACGGGCCAAGGAGGTACGGACGATGGACAGGCCGTCCGCGGCATCGGCGGAACTACTGGTCGACTTCATCATCACGGTGGACGGGTACGCCTCGGGCGAGGGCTGGCCCGGGTGGTGGGGCCTGGAAGGGCCCGAGTACCTCGCCTGGCTCGACGCCCAACCCGAAAAGGACTACACCGTCCTGATGGGAGCGAACACCTACCGGATGTACTCCTCGTTCGCGGCCGCCGCCCAGGCGTCGGCGGGTGAGGTGGACGGCGACGAGACCTCCGCGCTGGCCGGCGTCACCATGCACCCGACAGTGGTGTTCTCCTCGACCTTGCCTGCGGTGGAGTGGCCCCACGCCGAACTGGTCAGTGACGACGCCGTCGACGCGGTGCGGCGGATGAAGCGCGAGCGTCGCACCTCGATGCGCACCAACGGCAGCCTCAGCCTGTGCCGCTCACTGCTGGCGGCCGGGCTGGTGGATCGTTTCCGCATCGTCGTCTTCCCGCTGATCACGGGGAAGACCGGACGCGAGCGCATCTACGACAACTACCCCGACCTCGCCCTGGAACTGGTCCAGACCCGTACGTTCGACGGCCGTCTGCAGCTGCTCGAGTACATGCCCACCCTGATCAGTGGGCCGCCCCGCACGCGCCCCGCGTGACGCTGTCAGGGTGTACCGCGGTGCCCGGGGCCGGGTCGTACGTCAGTGACGGAGCAGGCGAGGGGAGATCGTCTCCGCCCCGAGTGCTGCGACCCGGGAGCCGAGTTCCCGGTCGGCCGTCGCCACTCTGAGCACCGTGTCCGGGATGTCCGCCCGTGCGGCCACCGCTGCCACGATCGCGTCATCTCCGGAGCCCTCCGCCGAGATCACCTGGACGCCGTCGACCGCCTCGATTCCTCGGGCTGCTCCCTCGACGACCAGAACGATGTCGGGATACCAGGTCGCGCCCGGCAGGTCCAGGGCATCGGCCGGCAGGCCACCGCGGATCGGGCCGGCCAAGTGGTCCCGCAGGCTCACCGTCGCCCCACGACGGTCCCGCCACCAGCCGTCGGGTCGTGAGCCGACGACGTTGGCGGCGTCCACGATGACGACCAGCCGGCGCAGCATGGTCCGCAGCTCCGGCAGGGAGGCTGCGAACGCCGGTAAGAGTGGGTAGTCCTCGGCGGTGGACAGGTCGATCCACCGCAACTGGTGGCTCTCCGGGTCAGTGACCGACGGCTGCCAGGCCGCCACAGCCTCGGCGACCGCCGTGGTGTAGGACCAATCCGGGTGCTCGAGCCGCCGATCGGCTCGGACCCGTACCGCGGAGGTCACCAGGCCGGCCTCCTCGACGGCTTCTCGCACCGCCCCGGCAACGGCCGACTCGCCGCCGGTCAGGGCGCCACCCGGAATGCCCCAGGTGCCTCCGTGGTGCGTCCAGTCGGCCCGCTGCTGCAGGACCACCTGGCGACCGTTGTCGCCCTCCCGCCAGACGAGGAGGCCGGCGGCGCCGAACAGGCCCCAGTGTTGCTGGCCGCAGCCGCACTGCACCCAGTCGTCTCCTGGCTGGCGATGGAGGCGAAGGTCGGGGGATGATGAATCGGCACCCCTCCAGCCTGTCACGGGAGTGGTCAGCGGGCCATGGGACGGGCTCCACGCCGGATCCGTCGGTGCCGGACCTGGGGCCCCCGCTCCTTCCAGATCGGCTTCCAGACCCGAAGCACATCAGGGAGTCGATTCACGTACGGGATGAAGGGGAAGGCCAGCATCGTCAGCATCAGCGAGCCAAGGATGATGGCGCCGTCGCGGTCCCCGTTGTCGTCGTTGACCAGCACCGTGTGGTTGAGCAGGCCGATCGGCGACAACCACCAGGCACCCGGAGCGTGCCCCGACTCCTCACGCACCATCCCGTACTGCTCAGTGGTGATGCCGAGCTCGCCGGCCTGTTCCTCGAGTGCGCCCGTGTCCGCGAGGAACCGGTCGGCGTAGGTGCCCACGCTCGCCTGCCTGCTGCCGAGGTTGCTCGCAAGGAGGGCCGGTTCGTACAAGCCGGCGCTGGCCATGGACGTCAACGACTGCACCACCCCGGTGGCGGGGCCCTGTGGCATGGCGTTCGGGTCGGGCTTGTCCTGACCGTAGTAGTCGGAGAGGGCCTGGAGGGCGGCGGTCTGATCGGCCTCGGGCAGCTGGTTGAAGGCCGCGAGGGAGTCGGTCGCACCGGGATTCGCCTTGAGCCACTGCTCGTACGGGGCCTCGACGAAGACCGCCCTCGTGTCGAAGGTGTACGGATCGATGTTGTCGGAGTAGCCCGCGGTGTCGGAGGAAGCCGAGAACTCGGCCACCACCGTCTTGGCGAAGAGGGTTGGGTCCTGGGTCGCGACGCTGGTGATGGTGGTGGGCGAGATGTACGGCGACGGCAGGGCGGCTGCCAGGCCGAGCACGAGCACCACCACCGCACCGCCGCGGAGGAACAGCACGTTGTGGTTCGCCTTCACGGTCGTCACGGTG is a window encoding:
- a CDS encoding ADP-ribosylglycohydrolase family protein; translation: MLALQQDRPGTPERPVTNNAGCHALIRTLPAAALATTRSRDQLKREAEACAALTHGAPAAQQATATAVLFAAECLSGRDPTDALSRTGQLAEGGQLDQVRDEAEHAPADRNRLARIAPDASAETALAGAVYCVLSHPGPGSEVTALQLASTAPHPAPVAAITGAILGAAHGVHAWPVELVSRLDLAWPLDTLARDLLRQLTNDPEVSDPGWWDRYPGW
- a CDS encoding NUDIX hydrolase, encoding MRTIPAAGVIIVNERRQILLVQRGHEPQRGRWTVPGGRIERGESPAQAAVREAFEETGLRVRIQREVLNVRLPTGDGREFDVHDFLAAVVGGELVAGDDADDVRWVSRDEVSSLELTENLLDYLEEAGLSDTW
- the ychF gene encoding redox-regulated ATPase YchF; translation: MALTIGIVGLPNAGKSTLFNALTRNNVLAANYPFATIEPNVGVVGVPDPRLKVLGEMYSSERLVPATVSFVDIAGIVKGASQGEGMGNAFLANIREADAICQVTRVFDDPDVTHVDGAVNPGNDIDTITTELILADLQTMEKAMPRLEKEARIKKESKPKYEAWQQAYATLSEGKGVYAAGLDLEPLHDLFLLTAKPFIYVFNCDQDELADEDMKARMRALVAPSEAIFLDAKFESELVEMEEDEAREFLAEMGVEEPGLDVLARVGYQTLGLQSYLTAGPKEARAWTIHQGWTAPQAAGVIHTDFEKGFIKAQIVSFDDLVEAGSEQEAKAHGKLRLEGKDYVMQDGDVVEFRFNV
- a CDS encoding YceI family protein encodes the protein MSDYDPSWSGDWEADPAHSTIRFTARHAMVAKVSGAFDDIDVKIHADAENPEQSSVAVRIGVASVNTRNAQRDEHLRSADFFDAEKYPYITFVSTSMEEVDDMAFMVTGELTIRDITKTVVIPVDVIGVAKDPFGAGTRAGFAGKRRMNRRDFGLEWNVPLDTGGVLVSEKVELDFEISAIKTGPAAGADQ
- the rocD gene encoding ornithine--oxo-acid transaminase — protein: MSSEDRIQQHRRYLMCRPDHFTLSYEINPWMHLAHPIDMSRAMRQWQALRDTYVRLGHEVELIDPIPGLNDMVYVANGGLVIGGVALGAKFSVSERRGEELPFREWFAAHGYDVVEPVAMQEGEGDLMLVGETILAGYGFRSQLDSHAEVAGVFGLEVVSLRLVNPFYYHLDTALCVLDPVQGPGGVDLANIAYLPSAFDERSQAELVERFPDAIRVPASVPETLEVNAVSDGRNVVLSPHSDSFVAQLRERGYHPVPVDVSELHLGGAGSNVALWNCEEQTMSTMTNPDTPTAHFIHEEGEHLAHNYDPLPVVVSTAEDVWVTDVEGRRYLDLLSAYSALNFGHRHPELVKAAVDQLGRLTLTSRAFHNDRLGAFATALAELCGKDMVLPMNTGAEAVETGIKAARAWAYRVKGVPADAARIIVAAGNFHGRTTTIVGFSDDPVTRDGFGPFTPGFVTVPYGDATAIEAAIDANTAAVLIEPIQGEAGVIIPPQGYLRAVRELCTQHNVLLIADEIQSGLGRTGTTFACDREGVVPDLYLLGKALGGGILPVSAVVGDRDVLGVFGPGEHGSTFGGNPIAAAVGLRVVELLRTGEFQERATTLGEHLKGLLDDLLGRGLTEVRVAGLWAGLDVEPSRGTGRQVAERLLARGVLVKDTHAQTIRIAPPLTIQVSDLDWAVDQLKLVLQRH
- a CDS encoding M18 family aminopeptidase — encoded protein: MTLPPVPAALAHIEDFGRFVTSAPSPFHAAAELARRLEVAGFVRQDETEAWDVGVGGHYLVRGGAVVAWRIPESVGVASAFRIVGAHTDSPAFQVKPHPDTTANGYQLVNVEVYGGMLRNSWLDRELGLAGRLVTVDGDETLVSTGPLMRIPQLAIHLDRKVNDGLVLDPQQHLHPVWSVGRPEASLLGHVAGMAGLAADEVAGFDLRSFDVQPPAAFGGDGEFFAAGRMDNLLSVHAGVSALIDSTLVDHGTDDIQVLACFDHEEVGSETRAGAAGPILEDVLVRTGHALGADADGVRRMYARSSVVSSDGGHAVHPNYPDRHDPAHQPVLNGGPLLKVNASQRYSTDAVGAALWARACRAAEVPSQVIVSNNAVPCGSTIGPITATRLGILTVDVGAPILSMHSAREMCGTADPYALRQALGAYWAGA
- a CDS encoding NUDIX domain-containing protein, which gives rise to MQCGCGQQHWGLFGAAGLLVWREGDNGRQVVLQQRADWTHHGGTWGIPGGALTGGESAVAGAVREAVEEAGLVTSAVRVRADRRLEHPDWSYTTAVAEAVAAWQPSVTDPESHQLRWIDLSTAEDYPLLPAFAASLPELRTMLRRLVVIVDAANVVGSRPDGWWRDRRGATVSLRDHLAGPIRGGLPADALDLPGATWYPDIVLVVEGAARGIEAVDGVQVISAEGSGDDAIVAAVAARADIPDTVLRVATADRELGSRVAALGAETISPRLLRH
- a CDS encoding DivIVA domain-containing protein, which gives rise to MMASSEDLEPQNIRRKEFSVRMRGFETTEVSDYLADLADLIEDLQDENARLVQTNRDLRAELESYGGTPPQGAGPAPVFSAPAPAPVAEQGVTAGGQAEAILTRAQQMADQLMADAEVEARQRVADAADVDLVDYVRTYARVTHDQMKGVLEQMNQQLDRLHDLASRDAHGAAWDATTRQG
- a CDS encoding dihydrofolate reductase family protein, which produces MDRPSAASAELLVDFIITVDGYASGEGWPGWWGLEGPEYLAWLDAQPEKDYTVLMGANTYRMYSSFAAAAQASAGEVDGDETSALAGVTMHPTVVFSSTLPAVEWPHAELVSDDAVDAVRRMKRERRTSMRTNGSLSLCRSLLAAGLVDRFRIVVFPLITGKTGRERIYDNYPDLALELVQTRTFDGRLQLLEYMPTLISGPPRTRPA
- a CDS encoding cytochrome b N-terminal domain-containing protein; the encoded protein is MPHHTTQRIHTQEIAMPSEPAESSTRHPLARGFTAMMIEKVPSYGNKFLYSLGFLSMVSFLILLVSGTLMTFFGPNWWLTDVAGGYTRSVHLWATQAFVLFILLHLLTVFFTSGFRKPRRLTWVLGVLMLFIVLAETEFGYILRGDFSSQWRSLQGADFYNGAGLGWWINPLDYGQVLGIHVATIPLVLLGLVGLHYLLVRVLGIAEPYRKDVTVTTVKANHNVLFLRGGAVVVLVLGLAAALPSPYISPTTITSVATQDPTLFAKTVVAEFSASSDTAGYSDNIDPYTFDTRAVFVEAPYEQWLKANPGATDSLAAFNQLPEADQTAALQALSDYYGQDKPDPNAMPQGPATGVVQSLTSMASAGLYEPALLASNLGSRQASVGTYADRFLADTGALEEQAGELGITTEQYGMVREESGHAPGAWWLSPIGLLNHTVLVNDDNGDRDGAIILGSLMLTMLAFPFIPYVNRLPDVLRVWKPIWKERGPQVRHRRIRRGARPMAR
- a CDS encoding helix-turn-helix domain-containing protein, giving the protein MANPVRELREAAGLSQAELAERSGVAQPNIAAYEAGRRRASAAMLERLRKAARPLPHDALAVHRDELVALAHSYGLSNIRVFGSAARGTDRPGSDLDILVSRAPGTGLMTLAAFAERASDLLGVEVDVVTDGGLRVDHEILTSAVAV